One window of the Streptomyces sp. TS71-3 genome contains the following:
- a CDS encoding DUF3097 domain-containing protein, translated as MRQYSPDFTPPWKRQQPAPEVPAEPGLVVEEAGTGFCGAVIRCEAGTVTLEDRFGKHRAFPLQPRGFLLEGRPVTLVRPPSAGAPAVPARTVSGSVAVPGARARVARAGRIYVEGRHDAELVEKVWGDDLRIEGVVVEYLEGVDDLPAIVDAFGPAPGARLGVLVDHLLPGTKESRIAASVTGPDTLVVGHPYIDVWEAVKPSSVGIAAWPRVPRGQDWKTGVCRGLGWPENTGAAWARILSCVHSYKDLEPALLGRVEELIDFVTA; from the coding sequence ATGCGCCAGTACTCACCCGACTTCACCCCGCCCTGGAAGAGACAGCAGCCGGCGCCCGAGGTGCCGGCGGAGCCGGGGCTCGTGGTGGAGGAGGCCGGGACCGGGTTCTGCGGGGCGGTGATCCGCTGCGAGGCGGGTACGGTCACGCTGGAGGACCGCTTCGGCAAGCACCGCGCGTTCCCGCTCCAGCCCCGTGGCTTCCTGCTGGAGGGCAGACCCGTGACCCTGGTCAGGCCGCCCTCCGCCGGCGCCCCCGCGGTGCCGGCACGCACGGTCTCCGGGTCCGTCGCCGTGCCGGGTGCGCGGGCCCGGGTCGCGCGGGCGGGGCGCATCTATGTCGAGGGGCGCCACGACGCCGAACTCGTCGAGAAGGTGTGGGGCGACGACCTGCGCATCGAGGGCGTGGTGGTCGAGTACCTGGAGGGCGTGGACGACCTCCCGGCGATCGTCGACGCCTTCGGACCCGCGCCCGGCGCGCGCCTCGGCGTGCTCGTCGACCACCTGCTGCCCGGCACCAAGGAGTCCCGGATCGCGGCCTCCGTGACCGGGCCGGACACCCTGGTCGTCGGCCACCCGTACATCGACGTCTGGGAGGCCGTGAAACCGTCCTCCGTGGGGATCGCGGCGTGGCCGCGCGTGCCGCGCGGGCAGGACTGGAAGACGGGGGTGTGCCGGGGGCTGGGGTGGCCGGAGAACACGGGCGCGGCGTGGGCGCGGATCCTTTCGTGCGTGCACAGCTACAAGGATCTGGAACCGGCGCTTCTGGGGCGTGTCGAGGAGTTGATCGACTTCGTCACGGCGTAG
- the hrcA gene encoding heat-inducible transcriptional repressor HrcA yields the protein MLSERRLEVLRAIVQDYVGTEEPVGSKALTERHNLGVSPATVRNDMAVLEDEGFIAQPHTSAGRIPTDKGYRLFVDRLAGVKPMSAPERRAIQNFLDGAVDLDDVVARTVRLLAQLTRQVAVVQYPSLTRSTVRHVELLSMAPARLMLVLITDTGRVEQRMVDCPAPFGETSLADLRARLNSRIGGRRFADVPQLVQDLPEAFEAEDRGTVQTVLSTLLETLVEETEERLMIGGTANLTRFGHDFPLTIRPVLEALEEQVVLLKLLGESTDSGMTVRIGHENAHEGLNSTSVVSVGYGSGGEALAKLGVVGPTRMDYPGTMGAVRAVARYVGQILAES from the coding sequence ATGCTCAGTGAACGCAGGCTGGAAGTGCTGCGCGCCATCGTCCAGGACTACGTCGGTACCGAGGAGCCGGTCGGGTCGAAGGCGCTCACCGAGCGTCACAACCTCGGCGTCTCGCCCGCCACCGTGCGCAACGACATGGCCGTCCTGGAGGACGAGGGCTTCATCGCCCAGCCGCACACCAGCGCCGGCCGGATCCCCACGGACAAGGGCTACCGCCTCTTCGTCGACAGGCTCGCCGGCGTCAAGCCGATGAGCGCACCCGAGCGCCGCGCCATCCAGAACTTCCTGGACGGCGCCGTGGACCTCGACGACGTCGTGGCCCGCACGGTCCGTCTGCTCGCCCAGCTGACCCGCCAGGTGGCCGTCGTGCAGTACCCTTCGCTGACCCGTTCCACGGTTCGGCACGTGGAACTGCTGTCGATGGCGCCGGCACGGTTGATGCTGGTGCTGATCACGGACACCGGCCGGGTGGAGCAGCGCATGGTGGACTGTCCCGCCCCGTTCGGCGAGACCTCGCTCGCCGATCTGCGCGCCAGGCTGAACAGCAGGATCGGCGGCCGCCGCTTCGCGGACGTGCCGCAACTCGTGCAGGATCTGCCGGAGGCCTTCGAGGCCGAGGACCGCGGCACCGTCCAGACCGTGCTCTCCACCCTGCTGGAGACACTGGTGGAGGAGACCGAGGAGCGCTTGATGATCGGCGGCACCGCCAATCTCACCCGCTTCGGACACGACTTCCCCCTCACCATCCGGCCGGTGCTCGAAGCCCTTGAGGAGCAAGTGGTGCTCCTCAAGCTCCTCGGGGAGTCGACGGACTCCGGCATGACGGTACGGATCGGTCATGAGAACGCGCACGAGGGACTCAACTCCACGTCCGTGGTCTCCGTCGGCTACGGTTCGGGCGGGGAGGCACTCGCCAAGCTCGGCGTGGTCGGACCGACCCGCATGGACTATCCGGGAACGATGGGAGCAGTACGCGCAGTGGCACGTTACGTCGGACAGATCCTGGCGGAGTCGTAA
- the dnaJ gene encoding molecular chaperone DnaJ → MATDYYAVLGVRRDASQDEIKKAFRRLARELHPDVNPDPKTQERFKEINAAYEVLSDPQKKQVYDLGGDPLSQTGGAGGPGGFGAGGFGNFSDIMDAFFGTASQRGPRSRTRRGQDAMIRLEIELNEAAFGTTKDIQVDTAVVCSTCNGEGAAPGTTAQTCDMCRGRGEVSQVTRSFLGQVMTSRPCPQCQGFGTVVPTPCPECAGDGRIRSRRTLTVKIPAGVDNGTRIQLAGEGEVGPGGGPAGDLYVEIHELPHQVFQRRGDDLHCTVTIPMTAGALGTKVPLETLDGMEEIDIRPGTQSGQSVPLHGRGITHLRGGGRGDLIVHVEVQTPGKLDPEQERLLRELAKLRGEERPTGQFQPGQQGLFSRLKDAFNGR, encoded by the coding sequence GTGGCCACGGATTACTACGCGGTCCTGGGCGTCCGCCGCGACGCGTCCCAGGACGAGATCAAGAAAGCGTTCCGCAGGCTCGCCCGCGAGCTGCACCCGGACGTCAATCCCGATCCGAAGACGCAGGAGCGGTTCAAGGAGATCAACGCCGCTTACGAGGTCTTGTCGGACCCGCAGAAGAAGCAGGTCTACGACCTCGGCGGGGACCCGCTGTCCCAGACGGGCGGCGCGGGCGGCCCCGGAGGCTTCGGCGCGGGCGGCTTCGGCAACTTCTCCGACATCATGGACGCCTTCTTCGGCACGGCGTCCCAGCGTGGGCCCAGGTCGCGCACCCGGCGCGGCCAGGACGCGATGATAAGGCTGGAGATCGAGCTCAACGAGGCGGCCTTCGGCACCACGAAGGACATCCAGGTCGACACGGCCGTCGTCTGCTCCACCTGCAACGGCGAGGGCGCCGCACCGGGCACCACCGCGCAGACCTGCGACATGTGCCGCGGCCGCGGCGAGGTCTCGCAGGTCACCCGGTCGTTCCTGGGCCAGGTCATGACGTCCAGGCCCTGCCCGCAGTGCCAGGGCTTCGGCACGGTCGTGCCCACCCCCTGCCCGGAGTGCGCCGGCGACGGCCGCATCCGCTCCCGCCGCACCCTCACCGTCAAGATCCCGGCAGGCGTCGACAACGGCACCCGGATCCAACTCGCCGGCGAGGGCGAGGTCGGCCCGGGCGGCGGCCCGGCCGGCGACCTCTACGTGGAGATCCACGAACTGCCCCACCAGGTCTTCCAGCGCCGCGGCGACGACCTGCACTGCACGGTCACCATCCCGATGACCGCCGGCGCGCTCGGCACCAAGGTGCCGCTGGAGACCCTGGACGGCATGGAGGAGATCGATATCCGGCCAGGCACCCAGTCCGGCCAGTCGGTCCCGCTGCACGGCCGCGGCATCACCCACCTGCGTGGTGGCGGCCGCGGTGACCTGATCGTGCATGTCGAGGTCCAGACCCCCGGCAAGCTCGACCCCGAGCAGGAACGGCTGCTCAGGGAGCTGGCCAAGCTGCGTGGCGAGGAGCGTCCGACGGGACAGTTCCAGCCAGGCCAGCAGGGCCTGTTCTCCCGGCTGAAAGATGCCTTCAACGGGCGATGA
- a CDS encoding nitronate monooxygenase encodes MSSALTDLLPLPIVQAPMAGGASCPRLAAAVSEAGGLGFLAAGYKTADGMYHEIKQLRGLTDRPFGVNLFLAGPDYADPGAVTVYREQLAGEAAWYETELGDSDCGGDDGFDAKLAVLLDDPVAVVSFTFGCPAGEVLTALSRAGTLTVVTATTPQEARDAEQAGADAICLQGIEAGGHQGTHRDQPERDGAGYGLLSLVAEAREAVELPLIASGGLMRGTQIAAVLAAGAVAGQLGTAFLVTPESGAHPLHKEAVSGSLFARTEITRAFTGRPARGLVNRFMREHGPYAPSAYPQIHHLTSPLRAAATAAGDQQGMALWAGQGYRMTRELPAARLVEQLATELDDARTAAWAPPRRPGHLAPAEASATPADPVGPAGAPAGDGGAV; translated from the coding sequence ATGTCCTCCGCACTGACCGATCTCCTCCCTCTTCCGATCGTGCAGGCCCCCATGGCAGGCGGTGCTTCGTGCCCGCGGCTCGCCGCCGCCGTCAGCGAGGCCGGAGGACTCGGCTTCCTCGCCGCCGGCTACAAGACGGCCGACGGGATGTACCACGAGATCAAGCAGTTGCGCGGACTCACGGACCGGCCGTTCGGCGTCAATCTCTTCCTGGCGGGGCCCGACTACGCGGACCCGGGCGCCGTCACCGTCTACCGGGAGCAACTCGCCGGCGAGGCCGCCTGGTACGAGACGGAGCTGGGCGACTCCGACTGCGGTGGCGACGACGGCTTCGACGCCAAACTCGCCGTACTGCTCGACGACCCGGTGGCCGTGGTGTCGTTCACCTTCGGCTGTCCCGCGGGCGAGGTGCTCACCGCCCTCTCCCGGGCCGGCACCCTCACCGTGGTGACCGCCACCACCCCTCAGGAGGCGCGGGACGCCGAGCAGGCCGGCGCCGACGCGATCTGCCTCCAGGGCATCGAGGCGGGCGGCCACCAGGGCACCCACCGCGACCAGCCGGAGCGTGACGGCGCCGGATACGGGCTGCTCAGCCTGGTCGCCGAGGCCCGCGAGGCCGTGGAGCTCCCGCTGATCGCCAGCGGCGGCCTGATGCGCGGCACCCAGATCGCCGCGGTGCTCGCCGCCGGAGCGGTCGCCGGGCAGCTCGGTACCGCCTTCCTCGTCACCCCCGAGTCGGGCGCCCATCCGCTGCACAAGGAGGCCGTCAGCGGCTCGCTGTTCGCCCGTACGGAGATCACCCGCGCGTTCACCGGCAGGCCCGCCCGCGGCCTCGTCAACCGCTTCATGCGCGAGCACGGCCCCTACGCCCCCTCCGCCTACCCCCAGATACACCACCTGACCTCACCCCTGCGCGCGGCCGCCACCGCGGCCGGCGACCAGCAGGGCATGGCGCTGTGGGCGGGCCAGGGCTACCGGATGACCCGGGAGCTGCCCGCCGCACGGCTCGTCGAGCAGCTGGCCACCGAACTCGACGACGCCAGGACGGCCGCCTGGGCGCCGCCCCGCAGACCCGGGCACCTCGCCCCGGCCGAGGCGTCCGCGACCCCCGCGGACCCCGTGGGACCCGCCGGAGCCCCGGCGGGGGACGGCGGTGCGGTGTGA
- a CDS encoding 16S rRNA (uracil(1498)-N(3))-methyltransferase: MTAPVFVVDDLGAPEGTGSPGDPGPAEPPRADGPRYVLDGPEGRHAVAVKRLRPGEEAVLTDGAGRWAACVVLDAEGKDRLVLSRGPVREEPAPEPRITVVQALPKGDRGERAVETMTETGVDTIVPWAAERCVTQWKGERGLKALGKWRATARESGKQSRRVRFPDVADAMSGKQVAAVLARAELAVVLHEDPAHPAEPLATTVLPVRGEIVLVVGPEGGVSPAELALFAEAGARVCRLGRSVLRTSTAGTVAAAVLLGRSGRWG; this comes from the coding sequence GTGACGGCACCCGTCTTCGTCGTCGACGACCTGGGCGCGCCCGAGGGCACCGGATCGCCCGGCGACCCCGGCCCCGCGGAACCTCCCCGGGCCGACGGGCCCCGGTACGTGCTCGACGGGCCCGAGGGACGGCACGCCGTCGCGGTGAAGCGGCTGCGGCCCGGCGAGGAGGCGGTGCTCACCGACGGCGCGGGCCGCTGGGCCGCCTGCGTGGTGCTGGATGCCGAGGGCAAGGACCGGCTGGTGCTCAGCAGGGGGCCGGTCCGCGAGGAACCCGCCCCCGAGCCCCGTATCACCGTCGTCCAGGCCCTCCCGAAGGGCGACCGCGGCGAGCGTGCCGTGGAGACCATGACGGAGACCGGGGTCGACACGATCGTGCCGTGGGCGGCGGAGCGCTGCGTCACGCAGTGGAAGGGCGAGCGGGGCCTCAAGGCGCTCGGCAAGTGGCGGGCGACCGCACGCGAGTCGGGCAAGCAGTCGCGCCGGGTGCGCTTTCCCGACGTGGCCGATGCGATGTCGGGCAAGCAGGTGGCCGCGGTTCTGGCGCGTGCCGAACTGGCCGTCGTGCTGCACGAGGATCCCGCTCACCCGGCGGAGCCGCTGGCGACGACTGTGTTGCCCGTGCGTGGCGAGATCGTGCTCGTCGTCGGGCCCGAGGGTGGGGTGTCCCCTGCGGAGCTCGCGCTCTTCGCCGAGGCGGGGGCCAGGGTGTGCCGGCTCGGGCGCAGCGTGCTGCGGACGTCCACCGCGGGGACCGTGGCGGCTGCGGTGCTGCTCGGGCGCAGCGGGCGGTGGGGCTAG
- a CDS encoding VOC family protein, translating to MELAQVRLLVSDFPACYRFYADVLGLKPQSGAVDGPYEKFSPAVGSAGVALQDRVAMSEVLGELAEAASGHRSLVVLRVDDLDAYCAEIAGRGGQLVQGPGPMTERMRVAHLKDPEGNLVELQEWLLMQG from the coding sequence TTGGAACTCGCCCAGGTCAGGCTGCTGGTCTCCGACTTCCCCGCCTGTTACCGGTTCTACGCGGACGTCCTCGGGCTGAAACCCCAGTCGGGCGCGGTGGACGGGCCCTACGAGAAGTTCAGCCCGGCCGTCGGCTCCGCCGGTGTGGCGCTGCAGGACCGGGTGGCGATGTCCGAGGTGCTGGGGGAGCTCGCGGAAGCCGCGAGCGGGCACCGTTCCCTCGTGGTGCTCCGGGTCGACGACCTCGACGCATACTGTGCCGAGATCGCCGGGCGCGGCGGCCAACTGGTACAGGGCCCGGGGCCGATGACCGAGCGGATGCGCGTCGCGCACCTGAAGGACCCCGAGGGGAACCTGGTGGAACTCCAGGAATGGTTGCTGATGCAGGGCTGA
- a CDS encoding S41 family peptidase has protein sequence MTQSGYLRFPHLHGEFIAFTAEDDVWVAPLDGGRAWRVSADNMPVGHPRISPDGTTVAWTSRRDGAPEVHVAPLDGGPSRRLTHWGSNQTAVRGWTPDGRVLAVTAYGQASLRRTWARAVPLDGGPAETLPYGPAGSVAHGPAGQVLLVSVPMSREAAWWKRYRGGSMGKLWIDREGNGEFVRVHEQIDGNIEWPMWVGDRIAFLCDHEGVGAVYSSLPDGSDLRRHTDLGGGPGTPPAAPSAPAADGAGAEGPADAPAPAAEGAAPAADGTGDGAGATSEPPAGPTDETARAEESTPEAPEAPEASKAPLYGYYARHAATDGRRVVYARAGELWILDDLDGAEPRRLDIRLGGQRTDLQPRPLNASRWFGSAAPDHTGRGSAVSVRGAIHWVTHREGPSRVLAATAGVRARLPRTFRADGEEQVVWVTDAEGDDALEFAPATGLAPGATPRRIAAGQLGRVLGLAMAPDGSRAAVASHDGRVLLVERESGEVREVDRSEHGEASGLVFSPDSAWLAWSHPGPRPLRHLKLAGTADLTVSEATPLRFRDYAPAFTLDGKHLAFLSERSFDPIYDEHVFDLAFVDGSRPHLITLSATTPAPFGPQRHGRPFEAPDKDETPDSEGAPATRIDLDGLADRIVPFPVEAGRYSTLRAAKDGLLWLRHPVLGVLGSSRARPEDQDPKSDLERYDLVQQSTEHLASGADHFSVSGDGKRVLLWTDSKLKVVPSDRRASHDDDSDTNITVDLSRVRQNIDPVAEWRQMYAEAGRLMRDHFWRPDLGGVDWDGVLDRYRPLLGRVATHDDLVDLLWEVQGELGTSHAYVSPSGGYGTSSTRQGLLGADLSRHEDGLWRIDRILPSETSDPGARSPLAAPGAAVRTGDAVIAIAGQPVDPVTGPGPLLVGTAGKPVELTISPAGGGEPRYAVVVPLDDEEPLRYHAWVAERRAYVHEQSGGRLGYLHVPDMQAPGWAQIHRDLRVEVAHDGLVVDVRENRGGHTSQLVIEKLARRIIGWDAPRGLRPYSYPEDAPRGPVVAVANEYSGSDGDIVNAAIKALGIGPVVGTRTWGGVIGIDSRYPLVDGTLVTQPKYAFWVEGYGWDVENHGVDPDVEVVTTPQDHAAGRDPQLDEAIRLALAALEERPAKTPPPLPAPRWGAPGAGAGA, from the coding sequence GTGACACAGTCTGGGTACCTACGGTTTCCTCATCTTCACGGTGAGTTCATCGCTTTCACGGCAGAGGACGACGTCTGGGTCGCGCCTCTCGACGGCGGTCGCGCCTGGCGGGTCAGCGCGGACAACATGCCGGTCGGCCACCCCCGGATCTCCCCGGACGGCACGACCGTGGCCTGGACCTCCCGCCGCGACGGAGCGCCCGAGGTCCACGTCGCGCCCCTCGACGGCGGGCCGTCCCGGCGGCTGACGCACTGGGGCAGCAACCAGACCGCCGTGCGCGGCTGGACGCCCGACGGCCGGGTGCTCGCCGTCACCGCGTACGGCCAGGCGTCGCTGCGCCGCACCTGGGCCCGCGCGGTCCCGCTGGACGGCGGCCCCGCCGAGACGCTGCCCTACGGGCCGGCCGGCTCGGTCGCGCACGGGCCCGCGGGCCAGGTCCTGCTGGTGTCCGTGCCGATGAGCCGCGAGGCCGCCTGGTGGAAGCGGTACCGCGGCGGCAGCATGGGCAAGCTCTGGATCGACCGCGAGGGCAACGGCGAGTTCGTCCGCGTCCACGAGCAGATCGACGGCAACATCGAGTGGCCCATGTGGGTCGGCGACCGGATCGCCTTCCTCTGCGACCACGAGGGCGTCGGCGCCGTCTACTCCTCCCTGCCGGACGGCTCCGACCTGCGCCGGCACACGGACCTCGGCGGCGGCCCCGGGACACCGCCCGCGGCCCCTTCGGCACCGGCCGCGGACGGCGCCGGCGCGGAAGGGCCCGCGGACGCCCCCGCGCCCGCCGCCGAAGGCGCGGCCCCCGCCGCGGACGGCACCGGGGACGGCGCCGGGGCGACCTCCGAGCCACCCGCCGGCCCCACGGACGAGACGGCACGGGCCGAGGAGTCCACCCCCGAGGCCCCCGAGGCCCCCGAGGCGTCCAAGGCCCCCCTGTACGGCTACTACGCCCGGCACGCCGCCACCGACGGCCGCCGCGTCGTCTACGCGCGCGCGGGCGAGCTGTGGATCCTGGACGACCTGGACGGCGCCGAGCCCCGGCGGCTCGACATCCGCCTCGGCGGCCAGCGCACCGACCTCCAGCCCCGGCCGCTGAACGCCTCCCGCTGGTTCGGCTCCGCCGCGCCCGACCACACCGGCCGGGGCAGCGCCGTGTCGGTCCGCGGCGCCATCCACTGGGTCACCCACCGCGAGGGCCCCAGCCGCGTGCTGGCCGCCACGGCGGGCGTGCGGGCCCGGCTGCCGCGCACCTTCCGCGCCGACGGCGAGGAGCAGGTGGTCTGGGTGACCGACGCGGAGGGCGACGACGCGCTGGAGTTCGCGCCCGCCACCGGCCTCGCGCCCGGCGCCACGCCCCGCAGGATCGCCGCCGGGCAGCTCGGCCGGGTGCTGGGCCTCGCCATGGCCCCGGACGGCAGCCGCGCCGCCGTCGCCTCCCACGACGGCCGCGTGCTGCTCGTGGAGCGGGAGTCCGGTGAGGTGCGCGAGGTGGACAGGAGCGAGCACGGCGAGGCCTCGGGACTGGTCTTCTCGCCGGACTCGGCCTGGCTGGCATGGTCGCACCCCGGCCCCCGCCCGCTGCGGCACCTGAAGCTCGCCGGCACCGCCGACCTCACGGTCAGCGAGGCCACCCCGCTCAGGTTCCGCGACTACGCGCCCGCGTTCACGCTGGACGGCAAGCACCTCGCGTTCCTCTCGGAGCGGTCGTTCGACCCGATCTACGACGAGCACGTCTTCGACCTGGCGTTCGTGGACGGCTCCCGGCCGCACCTGATCACCCTCTCGGCCACCACGCCCGCGCCCTTCGGGCCGCAGCGGCACGGCCGCCCCTTCGAGGCGCCCGACAAGGACGAGACGCCCGACAGCGAGGGCGCCCCGGCCACCCGGATCGACCTGGACGGCCTCGCCGACCGCATCGTGCCGTTCCCCGTGGAGGCCGGCCGCTACTCGACCCTGCGGGCCGCCAAGGACGGGCTGCTGTGGCTGCGGCACCCCGTGCTCGGCGTGCTCGGCTCCTCCCGCGCCAGGCCCGAGGACCAGGACCCCAAGTCCGACCTGGAGCGCTACGACCTCGTCCAGCAGAGCACGGAGCACCTGGCGTCGGGCGCCGACCACTTCTCCGTCAGCGGCGACGGCAAGCGGGTGCTGCTGTGGACCGACAGCAAGCTGAAGGTGGTGCCGAGCGACCGGCGCGCCTCGCACGACGACGACAGCGACACCAACATCACCGTCGACCTCTCCCGGGTGCGGCAGAACATCGACCCGGTCGCCGAGTGGCGCCAGATGTACGCCGAGGCGGGCCGCCTGATGCGGGACCACTTCTGGCGCCCCGACCTGGGCGGCGTCGACTGGGACGGCGTGCTGGACCGCTACCGCCCGCTGCTGGGGCGCGTCGCCACCCACGACGACCTCGTCGACCTCCTCTGGGAGGTGCAGGGGGAGCTGGGCACCTCGCACGCCTATGTGTCGCCCTCCGGCGGCTACGGCACCTCCTCGACCCGGCAGGGCCTGCTGGGCGCCGACCTGTCGCGGCACGAGGACGGGCTGTGGCGGATCGACCGCATCCTCCCCTCCGAGACCTCCGACCCGGGCGCGCGCTCCCCGCTCGCCGCACCGGGCGCGGCGGTCCGCACGGGTGACGCGGTGATCGCGATCGCCGGCCAGCCCGTCGACCCGGTCACCGGACCCGGGCCGCTGCTCGTCGGCACGGCGGGCAAGCCCGTGGAGCTGACCATCTCGCCCGCGGGCGGCGGCGAGCCGCGGTACGCGGTGGTCGTACCGCTCGACGACGAGGAGCCGCTGCGCTACCACGCCTGGGTCGCCGAGCGCCGCGCCTACGTCCACGAGCAGTCGGGCGGCCGGCTCGGCTACCTCCACGTACCGGACATGCAGGCCCCCGGCTGGGCGCAGATCCACCGGGACCTGCGGGTCGAGGTGGCCCACGACGGCCTCGTGGTGGACGTGCGGGAGAACCGCGGCGGGCACACCTCGCAACTCGTGATCGAGAAGCTGGCCCGCCGGATCATCGGCTGGGACGCGCCGCGGGGCCTGCGGCCCTACAGCTATCCCGAGGACGCGCCGCGCGGCCCGGTCGTCGCCGTCGCCAACGAGTACTCCGGTTCGGACGGCGACATCGTCAACGCCGCGATCAAGGCCCTCGGCATCGGCCCCGTCGTCGGCACCCGCACCTGGGGCGGGGTGATCGGCATCGACAGCCGCTACCCCCTCGTGGACGGCACCCTCGTCACCCAGCCCAAGTACGCCTTCTGGGTGGAGGGTTACGGCTGGGACGTGGAGAACCACGGCGTCGACCCGGACGTCGAGGTGGTCACCACGCCCCAGGACCACGCGGCGGGCCGCGACCCGCAGCTCGACGAGGCGATCAGGCTGGCGCTCGCCGCGCTGGAGGAGCGCCCCGCGAAGACCCCGCCGCCGCTGCCGGCGCCCCGGTGGGGAGCGCCGGGCGCAGGTGCGGGGGCGTGA
- a CDS encoding ATP-binding protein, with amino-acid sequence MSDESPLIRSLRSAVAAAPDDIPLRLHLAELLLDAGQRDAAVSEAAVALQRAPGDTAARELMLRAMGPATAPGPVPGPAATTGNGPDGPDGAGAGRPTGGAPGGVPGPGAGGAGSRSWEDPGAEGAGTSSPADPGATGTAPASEPPAAEGPPAERRPAAGEEFDWNAAEQEVRGMVPPRFASGSDGGPGSDDGRGAAGPDGGLGGPHGTGSPGDVSGAGGTGVPRRPEPPLAADGGGDPGDAPAWEVEAVHSVRLADVGGMQEVKDRLEAAFLAPLRNPELRRLYGKSLRGGLLLYGPPGCGKTFIARAVAGELGAAFLPVAVSDVLDMWIGRSERNVHDIFRTARGQAPCVVFLDELDALGAKRSRMHHSGLRNVVNQLLAELDGVDGGNEGVFVLAATNVPWDVDIALRRPGRLDRTLLVLPPDAAAREAILQYHLRERPIASVDLGKLVKATDGFSGADLAHVCESAAEAALLDSARSGRIRMIGTRDLLDAARAVRPSTEPWFAAARNVALFANDGGTYDDLLAYLRRHRKL; translated from the coding sequence ATGTCCGACGAGTCGCCCCTCATACGCAGCCTCCGCTCGGCCGTCGCCGCCGCCCCGGACGACATCCCGCTCCGCCTGCACCTCGCCGAGTTGCTCCTCGACGCGGGGCAGCGGGACGCGGCGGTCTCCGAGGCGGCGGTGGCGCTCCAGCGGGCGCCCGGCGACACGGCGGCCCGGGAACTGATGCTGCGGGCGATGGGCCCGGCCACCGCGCCGGGCCCCGTTCCCGGTCCGGCGGCCACTACGGGGAACGGCCCGGACGGCCCGGACGGCGCGGGTGCGGGTCGTCCAACCGGCGGTGCGCCCGGTGGCGTTCCCGGGCCGGGTGCCGGGGGAGCCGGCAGCCGGTCGTGGGAGGACCCGGGCGCCGAGGGAGCCGGCACCTCGTCCCCAGCGGACCCGGGCGCCACAGGCACCGCTCCCGCCTCCGAACCTCCCGCCGCGGAAGGGCCTCCCGCGGAACGACGCCCGGCCGCCGGCGAGGAGTTCGACTGGAACGCCGCGGAGCAGGAGGTCCGGGGCATGGTGCCGCCGCGTTTCGCATCCGGCTCCGACGGCGGCCCCGGCTCGGACGACGGGCGCGGCGCCGCAGGCCCGGATGGCGGGCTCGGCGGTCCCCACGGCACAGGATCGCCCGGAGACGTCAGCGGCGCCGGCGGCACCGGTGTGCCGCGCCGCCCCGAGCCCCCGCTGGCCGCCGATGGAGGCGGCGACCCGGGCGACGCCCCCGCCTGGGAGGTGGAGGCCGTCCACTCGGTGCGGCTCGCCGACGTCGGCGGCATGCAGGAGGTCAAGGACCGCCTCGAAGCCGCCTTCCTCGCGCCCCTGCGCAACCCCGAGCTGCGCAGGCTGTACGGCAAGAGCCTGCGCGGCGGCCTCCTGCTGTACGGGCCGCCGGGCTGCGGTAAGACCTTCATCGCGCGGGCCGTCGCGGGCGAGCTGGGCGCCGCGTTCCTGCCGGTGGCGGTCAGCGACGTGCTCGACATGTGGATCGGCAGGTCCGAGCGGAACGTCCACGACATCTTCCGCACCGCCCGCGGCCAGGCCCCCTGTGTCGTCTTCCTCGACGAGCTGGACGCGCTGGGCGCCAAGCGCAGCCGGATGCACCACAGCGGGCTGCGCAACGTCGTCAACCAGCTCCTCGCCGAGCTCGACGGCGTCGACGGCGGCAACGAGGGCGTCTTCGTCCTCGCCGCCACCAACGTCCCCTGGGACGTCGACATCGCCCTGCGCCGCCCCGGCCGGCTCGACCGCACCCTGCTGGTGCTGCCGCCCGACGCCGCGGCACGCGAGGCGATCCTCCAGTACCACCTGCGGGAGCGGCCCATCGCCTCCGTCGACCTGGGCAAGCTGGTCAAGGCCACCGACGGGTTCTCCGGGGCCGACCTCGCGCACGTCTGCGAGAGCGCCGCCGAGGCCGCCCTGCTCGACTCGGCCCGCAGCGGCCGGATCCGCATGATCGGCACCCGGGACCTGCTGGACGCGGCCCGCGCGGTGCGGCCCTCCACCGAGCCGTGGTTCGCCGCCGCCCGCAACGTCGCCCTCTTCGCCAACGACGGCGGCACCTACGACGACCTGCTCGCCTATCTGAGGCGGCACCGCAAGCTGTGA